In Nymphaea colorata isolate Beijing-Zhang1983 chromosome 3, ASM883128v2, whole genome shotgun sequence, a genomic segment contains:
- the LOC116250048 gene encoding probable protein phosphatase 2C 59 isoform X3, which produces MHMMEYLSSEFSSSMQLCHATAVTGGDSSQDCRYSYGYASSRGKRSSMEDFCENQISNLNGQIVGLFGVFDGMHVWGHGGVRAAEYVKQNLFNNLVRHPNFFSDTKSAIADAYAHTDEEFLKSEHNQHRDAGSTASTAVIVGNRLLVANVGDSRAVICRNGKAIAVSRDHKPDQSDERQRIEDAGGFVMWAGTWRVGGILAVSRAFGDRLLKQYVVADPEIKEEVIDGSLQFLILASDGLWDVVTNEVFNICISQHLFSPDTRGGARTLKFRIFILHIFLR; this is translated from the exons ATGCATATGATGGAATATCTAAGTTCTGAATTTTCATCTAGCATGCAGCTATGTCATGCTACTGCTGTCACTGGTGGTGATTCTAG CCAAGACTGCAGGTACAGCTATGGATATGCAAGTTCACGTGGAAAACGTTCATCAATGGAAGACTTCTGCGAAAACCAAATCTCTAATCTTAATGGACAAATAGttggtctttttggggtattcgaCGGTATGCATGTGTGGG gccATGGTGGTGTACGAGCTGCAGAGTATGTGAAACAAAACCTTTTTAACAACTTGGTTAGGCATCCTAACTTTTTCAGTGACACCAAGTCAGCCATAG CTGATGCATATGCTCATACTGATGAAGAGTTCCTAAAATCAGAACACAATCAGCATCGAGATGCAGGGTCAACTGCTTCTACTGCTGTTATTGTTGGCAACCGTCTACTTGTTGCAAATGTTGGAGATTCACGTGCTGTTATTTGCAGAAATGGGAAGG CTATCGCTGTTTCGCGTGATCATAAGCCAGACCAAAGTGATGAGCGTCAGCGGATAGAGGATGCTGGAGGATTTGTGATGTGGGCTG GGACATGGCGAGTTGGTGGAATTTTAGCAGTTTCACGTGCTTTTGGTGATAGATTATTGAAGCAGTATGTGGTCGCCGATCCAGAAATAAAG gaAGAAGTAATCGATGGCTCTCTGCAATTCCTAATCCTGGCAAGTGACGGCCTGTGGGACGTTGTCACCAACGAGGTTTTCAACATCTGCATTTCTCAGCATCTCTTTTCACCTGAtaccaggggtggagccaggaccTTGAAATTCAGAATATTCATCCTACATATTTTTCTGAGATAA
- the LOC116250048 gene encoding probable protein phosphatase 2C 59 isoform X2, protein MHMMEYLSSEFSSSMQLCHATAVTGGDSSQDCRYSYGYASSRGKRSSMEDFCENQISNLNGQIVGLFGVFDGHGGVRAAEYVKQNLFNNLVRHPNFFSDTKSAIADAYAHTDEEFLKSEHNQHRDAGSTASTAVIVGNRLLVANVGDSRAVICRNGKAIAVSRDHKPDQSDERQRIEDAGGFVMWAGTWRVGGILAVSRAFGDRLLKQYVVADPEIKEEVIDGSLQFLILASDGLWDVVTNEEAVSMVQPIEDAEVAANRLTEEAIRRGSADNVTCIVVRFHHSGRAEASP, encoded by the exons ATGCATATGATGGAATATCTAAGTTCTGAATTTTCATCTAGCATGCAGCTATGTCATGCTACTGCTGTCACTGGTGGTGATTCTAG CCAAGACTGCAGGTACAGCTATGGATATGCAAGTTCACGTGGAAAACGTTCATCAATGGAAGACTTCTGCGAAAACCAAATCTCTAATCTTAATGGACAAATAGttggtctttttggggtattcgaCG gccATGGTGGTGTACGAGCTGCAGAGTATGTGAAACAAAACCTTTTTAACAACTTGGTTAGGCATCCTAACTTTTTCAGTGACACCAAGTCAGCCATAG CTGATGCATATGCTCATACTGATGAAGAGTTCCTAAAATCAGAACACAATCAGCATCGAGATGCAGGGTCAACTGCTTCTACTGCTGTTATTGTTGGCAACCGTCTACTTGTTGCAAATGTTGGAGATTCACGTGCTGTTATTTGCAGAAATGGGAAGG CTATCGCTGTTTCGCGTGATCATAAGCCAGACCAAAGTGATGAGCGTCAGCGGATAGAGGATGCTGGAGGATTTGTGATGTGGGCTG GGACATGGCGAGTTGGTGGAATTTTAGCAGTTTCACGTGCTTTTGGTGATAGATTATTGAAGCAGTATGTGGTCGCCGATCCAGAAATAAAG gaAGAAGTAATCGATGGCTCTCTGCAATTCCTAATCCTGGCAAGTGACGGCCTGTGGGACGTTGTCACCAACGAG GAGGCTGTTTCGATGGTACAACCGATTGAAGATGCAGAAGTTGCTGCTAACAGGCTCACTGAAGAAGCGATTCGGCGAGGGAGTGCTGATAATGTTACGTGCATTGTTGTTCGGTTCCACCATAGTGGCAGGGCAGAGGCTTCTCCGTGA
- the LOC116250048 gene encoding probable protein phosphatase 2C 59 isoform X1 → MHMMEYLSSEFSSSMQLCHATAVTGGDSSQDCRYSYGYASSRGKRSSMEDFCENQISNLNGQIVGLFGVFDGMHVWGHGGVRAAEYVKQNLFNNLVRHPNFFSDTKSAIADAYAHTDEEFLKSEHNQHRDAGSTASTAVIVGNRLLVANVGDSRAVICRNGKAIAVSRDHKPDQSDERQRIEDAGGFVMWAGTWRVGGILAVSRAFGDRLLKQYVVADPEIKEEVIDGSLQFLILASDGLWDVVTNEEAVSMVQPIEDAEVAANRLTEEAIRRGSADNVTCIVVRFHHSGRAEASP, encoded by the exons ATGCATATGATGGAATATCTAAGTTCTGAATTTTCATCTAGCATGCAGCTATGTCATGCTACTGCTGTCACTGGTGGTGATTCTAG CCAAGACTGCAGGTACAGCTATGGATATGCAAGTTCACGTGGAAAACGTTCATCAATGGAAGACTTCTGCGAAAACCAAATCTCTAATCTTAATGGACAAATAGttggtctttttggggtattcgaCGGTATGCATGTGTGGG gccATGGTGGTGTACGAGCTGCAGAGTATGTGAAACAAAACCTTTTTAACAACTTGGTTAGGCATCCTAACTTTTTCAGTGACACCAAGTCAGCCATAG CTGATGCATATGCTCATACTGATGAAGAGTTCCTAAAATCAGAACACAATCAGCATCGAGATGCAGGGTCAACTGCTTCTACTGCTGTTATTGTTGGCAACCGTCTACTTGTTGCAAATGTTGGAGATTCACGTGCTGTTATTTGCAGAAATGGGAAGG CTATCGCTGTTTCGCGTGATCATAAGCCAGACCAAAGTGATGAGCGTCAGCGGATAGAGGATGCTGGAGGATTTGTGATGTGGGCTG GGACATGGCGAGTTGGTGGAATTTTAGCAGTTTCACGTGCTTTTGGTGATAGATTATTGAAGCAGTATGTGGTCGCCGATCCAGAAATAAAG gaAGAAGTAATCGATGGCTCTCTGCAATTCCTAATCCTGGCAAGTGACGGCCTGTGGGACGTTGTCACCAACGAG GAGGCTGTTTCGATGGTACAACCGATTGAAGATGCAGAAGTTGCTGCTAACAGGCTCACTGAAGAAGCGATTCGGCGAGGGAGTGCTGATAATGTTACGTGCATTGTTGTTCGGTTCCACCATAGTGGCAGGGCAGAGGCTTCTCCGTGA
- the LOC116250048 gene encoding probable protein phosphatase 2C 59 isoform X4, which translates to MRSINHGTGSGCSQDCRYSYGYASSRGKRSSMEDFCENQISNLNGQIVGLFGVFDGHGGVRAAEYVKQNLFNNLVRHPNFFSDTKSAIADAYAHTDEEFLKSEHNQHRDAGSTASTAVIVGNRLLVANVGDSRAVICRNGKAIAVSRDHKPDQSDERQRIEDAGGFVMWAGTWRVGGILAVSRAFGDRLLKQYVVADPEIKEEVIDGSLQFLILASDGLWDVVTNEEAVSMVQPIEDAEVAANRLTEEAIRRGSADNVTCIVVRFHHSGRAEASP; encoded by the exons ATGAGGAGTATTAATCATGGAACTGGTTCTGGTTGCAGCCAAGACTGCAGGTACAGCTATGGATATGCAAGTTCACGTGGAAAACGTTCATCAATGGAAGACTTCTGCGAAAACCAAATCTCTAATCTTAATGGACAAATAGttggtctttttggggtattcgaCG gccATGGTGGTGTACGAGCTGCAGAGTATGTGAAACAAAACCTTTTTAACAACTTGGTTAGGCATCCTAACTTTTTCAGTGACACCAAGTCAGCCATAG CTGATGCATATGCTCATACTGATGAAGAGTTCCTAAAATCAGAACACAATCAGCATCGAGATGCAGGGTCAACTGCTTCTACTGCTGTTATTGTTGGCAACCGTCTACTTGTTGCAAATGTTGGAGATTCACGTGCTGTTATTTGCAGAAATGGGAAGG CTATCGCTGTTTCGCGTGATCATAAGCCAGACCAAAGTGATGAGCGTCAGCGGATAGAGGATGCTGGAGGATTTGTGATGTGGGCTG GGACATGGCGAGTTGGTGGAATTTTAGCAGTTTCACGTGCTTTTGGTGATAGATTATTGAAGCAGTATGTGGTCGCCGATCCAGAAATAAAG gaAGAAGTAATCGATGGCTCTCTGCAATTCCTAATCCTGGCAAGTGACGGCCTGTGGGACGTTGTCACCAACGAG GAGGCTGTTTCGATGGTACAACCGATTGAAGATGCAGAAGTTGCTGCTAACAGGCTCACTGAAGAAGCGATTCGGCGAGGGAGTGCTGATAATGTTACGTGCATTGTTGTTCGGTTCCACCATAGTGGCAGGGCAGAGGCTTCTCCGTGA